From Amycolatopsis sp. WQ 127309:
CAGACCGTCCGCGGTCGGCGTGCCGGCGGGGGCGGTGTAGACGGTCAGGTGCAAGCCCGGTTCGGCAGGCAGCTCCATCGACTCGACGTCCAGGTCGAGCTGGCCCACTACCGGGTGGTGCAGACGCTTGCGTCCGGACCGGTGTAGTCGAACGTCCTGAGATGCCCACCGCTGCCGGAATAGTTCGCTGCGCGTCGACAATTCGCCGACCAGGGTGATCAGCTCCTCGTCGTGCGGGTTGCGGCCGGCTTCCATGCGGAGCTTCGCGGCCGTATCGCGGGCGATTCGGTCGTAGTCGACGAAGAACTTTCTTGCTGGTTCGGGATCCAGGTACAAGAACCGCGCGGTGTTCGCCGGTCGGCGCGGGTCGGCGAGCACCGGTGAATAGAGCGCGCGGGCGAGGTGATTCACGGCCAGGACGTCATAACGGCCGTTGCAAATCCACGCCGGCGCATCGGTGATGGCGTTGAGCACCTGGTGAAGAGCCGGACGCACCGTCACCACGGGCCGTCGGCGGCGTGGAACGCCGGGGGACCTGGACTGCCGCGCGAGGTGGAGCAGGTGATCGCGCTCGGCCTCGTCGAGTTGCAAGGCGGCGGCCAGCGCGTCGAGCACCCCGTCGGAGGTGCCGGCGAGGCCGCCGCGCTCCATGCGCACGTAGTAGTCGACCGATACCCCGGCCAGCAGAGCTACCTCTTCGCGACGCAGGCCTTTGACCCGGCGGTTGCCGCCGTAGGCCGGCAGTCCGGCCCGCTCGGGCGTGATCCGCGCGCGGCGGGAGCTCAGGAATTCCTTGATCTCGGTGCGCAGATCGATCGTGGCCACCTCGTCACGGTAGGCCCTGTCCGCAGGCGAAGGGAGGT
This genomic window contains:
- a CDS encoding helix-turn-helix domain-containing protein, whose translation is MATIDLRTEIKEFLSSRRARITPERAGLPAYGGNRRVKGLRREEVALLAGVSVDYYVRMERGGLAGTSDGVLDALAAALQLDEAERDHLLHLARQSRSPGVPRRRRPVVTVRPALHQVLNAITDAPAWICNGRYDVLAVNHLARALYSPVLADPRRPANTARFLYLDPEPARKFFVDYDRIARDTAAKLRMEAGRNPHDEELITLVGELSTRSELFRQRWASQDVRLHRSGRKRLHHPVVGQLDLDVESMELPAEPGLHLTVYTAPAGTPTADGLALLASWAASQENLVR